One Halorientalis litorea DNA segment encodes these proteins:
- a CDS encoding YcaO-like family protein has translation MTVALVGSGPARDAVAAALADVSEPVADVDPGGIAGADLAVVVGTAGDAAFRRANETARESDCPWLAVELGGLGGFPVVEAAVTGFGPTAGCYECLRARVAANAETDHGGTVDPSPETARFAGAVAGREAVRFLAGHDSIVAGGIVEVPHTRRQFLPVPDCSCAAARDRSLAVESVDRTLEESLARAEQAVDERVGVVAEVGEFESFPAPYYLATLADTSGFSDATAGPQAAGVDADWNAAFMAALGEGLERYCAGVYRTAALERATPADVAGAVHPSVFVRPDDGWADPSAATAIPWVTGRNLATEERVRIPAEFVHFPPPERRFRPAVTTGLGLGNGTVEALLSGLYETVERDAAMLAWYSTFEPLGLDVSHEGFESLAARAESEGLSVTPLLLTQDVDVPVVAVAVTRETWPRLAFGLSAHLDATRAARDALEEALQNWVELRAMGEAEAADADGTIGRYARSPGDAAAFANPADVIPAASVGPETVPTGEAHLEAVVERVTDAGLSAYGARTTTRDVAAVGFEAVRVLVPAAQPLFFDDPYFGERAATVPEALGFEPRLDRAHHPFP, from the coding sequence GGCATCGCCGGTGCCGACCTCGCCGTCGTCGTCGGGACGGCCGGCGACGCGGCGTTCCGACGGGCGAACGAGACGGCCCGCGAGTCCGACTGCCCGTGGCTGGCGGTCGAATTGGGCGGACTCGGCGGGTTCCCAGTCGTCGAGGCGGCGGTCACCGGCTTCGGCCCGACGGCGGGCTGTTACGAGTGTCTCCGGGCGCGCGTCGCGGCGAACGCCGAGACGGACCACGGTGGGACGGTCGACCCGTCGCCCGAAACCGCGCGCTTCGCAGGGGCCGTCGCTGGCCGCGAAGCCGTCCGCTTCCTCGCCGGCCACGACTCCATCGTGGCGGGTGGCATCGTCGAGGTCCCACACACGCGACGGCAGTTCCTCCCGGTCCCCGACTGTTCGTGTGCGGCCGCCCGGGACCGGTCGCTCGCGGTCGAGTCGGTCGACCGCACGCTGGAAGAATCGCTCGCCCGCGCCGAGCAGGCGGTCGACGAACGCGTCGGCGTCGTCGCGGAGGTCGGGGAGTTCGAATCGTTCCCGGCCCCGTACTACCTCGCCACGCTCGCCGACACGAGCGGGTTCAGCGACGCCACGGCCGGGCCACAGGCCGCAGGCGTCGACGCCGACTGGAACGCCGCGTTCATGGCCGCCCTGGGTGAGGGCCTCGAACGGTACTGCGCGGGCGTCTACCGGACGGCCGCGCTTGAGCGAGCGACGCCCGCCGACGTAGCGGGTGCCGTTCATCCCTCAGTATTCGTCCGGCCCGACGACGGCTGGGCCGACCCCAGCGCGGCGACGGCCATCCCGTGGGTCACGGGTCGGAACCTCGCCACTGAGGAACGCGTCCGGATTCCGGCCGAGTTCGTCCACTTTCCACCACCGGAGAGACGGTTCCGGCCCGCGGTGACGACGGGGCTGGGACTGGGCAACGGCACTGTCGAGGCCCTCCTCAGCGGCCTCTACGAGACGGTCGAACGCGACGCCGCGATGCTCGCGTGGTACTCGACGTTCGAGCCGCTCGGCCTCGATGTTTCCCACGAGGGGTTCGAGTCGCTGGCGGCCCGTGCCGAGTCGGAGGGGCTGTCGGTGACGCCGCTGCTCCTCACGCAGGACGTGGACGTACCGGTGGTGGCCGTCGCCGTCACCCGTGAGACGTGGCCGCGGCTGGCATTCGGGCTGAGTGCGCACCTCGACGCGACCCGCGCCGCCCGCGACGCGCTGGAGGAGGCTCTCCAGAACTGGGTCGAACTCCGTGCGATGGGAGAGGCCGAAGCCGCCGACGCAGACGGTACCATCGGCCGGTACGCGCGCTCTCCCGGCGACGCGGCCGCGTTCGCGAATCCCGCGGACGTAATTCCCGCGGCGAGCGTCGGCCCCGAGACGGTACCCACGGGCGAGGCCCACCTCGAAGCGGTCGTCGAGCGGGTCACCGACGCTGGACTGTCGGCCTACGGGGCGCGGACGACGACGCGCGACGTGGCGGCAGTCGGCTTCGAGGCGGTCCGGGTACTCGTTCCGGCGGCACAACCGCTGTTCTTCGACGACCCCTACTTCGGGGAGCGAGCGGCGACGGTGCCCGAGGCGTTGGGCTTCGAACCGCGACTCGACCGGGCACACCACCCGTTCCCTTAG